ggggtaaaataagggaagtaactttaaggtgggggagggatactaaaaagggagggctgtgaaaagcaagtggtgttcaccagttcaatactgggtagaggggtaagagggaaggaaaggagaaaagcataagcaggggttaacaggatggcaagcaatatagaattagtgattctaaccataaatgtgaatggggtaaactccctcataaagaggaagcagttagcagatcggatcataagtcagaatcctactatatgttgtctacaggaaacacacctgaaacaggatgagacattcaaactaaaagtaaaagggtggagcagaatctattatgcttcaggcaaagccaaaaaagcaggggtagccatcctcatctcagatcaagcaaaaacaaaaattgatctaattaaaagataaggaagggcactatatcttactaaagggtagcatagataatgaagcagtatcaatattaaacatatatacaccaagtggtgcagcatctaaattcttaaaagagaaattaagagagctgcaagaggaattagatagcaaaactataatagcgggagatctcaaccttaaactctcagaattagataaatcaaaccacaaaataaataagaaagaagtcaaagaggtaaatagaatactagaaaagtttgatatgatagatctttggcaaaagctaaatggagacagaaaggagtatactttcttctcagcagttcatggaacctgtacaaaaattgaccatatactagggcataaaaacctcaaaaccaaatgcagaaaggcagaaatagtaaatgcatccttttcagaccacaatgcaattaaaattacatttaataataaaaaaattgtcttgtaacatttcaaactgaatgtccTAGAAACACTACCAACTCACAACTTGTCTgaaaaagaactcactattttctCCTCTTTGCTGAGGGTATAGTCATCTTTCCGGGCACCAGGCTCATAGCCTAgtgattgttgttcagtcattcagtcatgtgtgactctttgtgatcccatgtaCCACAGCAATCAATACTGGTCactgagttttcttggcaaacatactagaatggtttgccattttctcttcctgtggattaaggcaaagttaaataatttgcccaaagtcacacagctattatctgtggctggatttgaactcagatcttcctgattccaggcccagcatgcATTGAGTCACCTGCTTGCTTTCCCACAACCTCAGAGTCATTAATTCCTCCTTCTACCTAACCACACATTTCCAATCAGTTGCAAAATCTtcttgtttcttcctctataacaTCACTCACAATAATCCCCTTCTCTCTGTGCACATAACTACTAACACCTTAGTTCGGGCCCTTCTTACTTCCAAAGTGATCTTCTTGCTTCAAGCCTTCCTCCTCTCTAATTCATTCTCCACATTGCTGCCATAATACAGGTGTGATGATGTCACTCTCTTGCTCAATACACTTCTATAGCTCTCTTATTACCTCAACTAAAATACAGACTACTCTTTTTCCCACTTAAAATCAACTTTGCTTTAGCCTCCCTTTCAGGCTTTTTACACATTATTGCCCTTCCTGAACACTTCAGACAAGTCAAAGTAGTTTCATCGTCCCTCACACATCACATTCCATCTCCATGCTTTTGTACAAGTTAACCCTCTTGACCACACTCTCCTTCCTCACCTACCCATCTTAGAACAACTTCTTCCCTTCAAAGTTGAGTTCAAATAAAACTTCCTAAAGGTTTGCCCTGTCCCAGAGGTCAAAGTCTCCTCCTGCAAATTCCTTTGTACTTATTCAGTAAAGATTTACAAACAGTTCTTGCTTTACAGAAATGGATCCTTCTGTAATCTTCTACTTAAAGTGATTTTTACATAATGCAAATTTGTaataggggaagaagggaggaaggaaggtggCTTCTCGACCATGGAGGGAGAAGAGTAGCACAGGGACACATGAGGTCAGGGACAGAGAAGCAAAAACAGGGTTAGGGTCAGCTGCATGGAGCCCTGGCTGGAACCATGAGGAAGAACATAGGGATATGTAGGATCTGGACATGGACATAGACAAAAGACAGATGACACACAGGTACTGTACAGGTGGATAGCAAAGCAAATTAAAGGTCTATTCTCTCAATTCTGGAGGCCTCAAAGTCCCCAATCCAGCAATAATGGTGGTCTCTCCACATATCCATTCTTCTGCTGTCATTGGaggattttaaaaaacttttcaggGAGTAGGGAATAGAATGCTAAGCTGAGGGACAGGATCGGTGAGAAAGCAGGAGAGCACAGTACTGTACAATAAAGATAATGTAGGGGTTTTGGGGGGAATGTGAAtttttcaagaattctttttataaaGTCAAATTTGCATAATGTGAATTTTTATGTAAAGCAAGATCTCTCTGtgtatttacaaatatttcttgcCCAATGGAAAGCAAGAACTACTTCAttcttatctttgtatcctcTTGCCTatcacaatgcctgacacataatagtaCATATTTCATAAATGTCTAGTGATTGATTATATTACCTACTAGATCAtcagctctttgaaggcagagaaaaTGTTTGCTGTCTattgaaagaagaaattgaacaGAAAACATATATTAGCAAGTAAAGTATATACTATCAAGGTATTaacaaaaaaattcctttaaactcTCCCTTTAAGGAAAGCCCTTATTTAGTTCttacttcaatatttcaatatgAAATGGGAGTAGGGTACTCCCATTCAACAGTGAATagaacagctaggtggtccagtggatagagcactagccctgaagtcaggaggacctgagttcaaatctgatctcagacacttaacacttcctagctgtgtgatcctagacaagccacttaatcccaattacctcagcaaaaacaaaacaaaacaacaacaaaaaaaagaaacagtgaaTGCAATGCCTTGATTTAGGAGATGATTTTTGAAAGTTCCTATAGCTAAAAAACTAAGCTGTAGCTAACTTGATGACAAAATCTTCCTAGCTAATTGAGGATGATCTTCAGGTGACAGCTTCCACTAGCCcatattcaaaatatttccaaCCTGTTCCAGTCTACTAAGAGCTTCCAGAGTCAGTTCCAGACCACAATAAGGCTACAGAagcctttcccccccccccctctcaatcaaactaacaacaaaaaaggattaACCGTCAATTATATGCCCTAAGTAATATGGATGTAAAGACAGATATGTAAAAGGAGTTATTCTCAAAAAGTCTCCagtttaaaaaaggggggaaagctAAGcacaaataatgataatagaaaaagatgatgacaagagagttaaagaaggaaaatggagtCGCAGACAATACAAGATAAGAAGTTTGAGAAGGGAAATGTCCAATCTATGAACTGGGATCAAAGTGTCTATATGGAACCTATGATGATTTGTGGAAAGAACTCtgagccattttttttttaatgcccagGCCTTCAATTCCCCCAACCAGATAGGCAGGTTCCTTCCTCTGTGTCCATACACTTTATTGATAAGCATCTACAAAGGGCATTGTGAGGGAGTCTTCTATCATCTTCATAAGAGTTTTACACCAACTAGAGAGGTTGGCTCTTTAATAAGAGGGGAGGGAAGCTGTTACTACTTAAGTCAGGTATGGTTCTCAATTCTCACTGAGAGAGGTCAAAGCAGAAGGTTCTACATCTAGTTATTCATCATTCTGTGGATCTGACCTCAGGGCCATTCCTTACATTCATCCTCTCCTTTCCATTCCCTTTGCGAACACCCtcattcaggccctcatcacttcttgCCTGTTACTACTGTAATAATATCCTTTGCTCCAGGCTCACGCCCTAAATTTATCCTATACTCATCGAAGCCAGGTTAATATTCCTAATTAATTAAAATCTCTGATCTGAAAATCTTCTCTGGATCTCCACTGAGACCATTTCTTACCTGTCCAAAGGGTTCTCGGGCTTTCTCAAAGCCACCCATCTGCAACCTCTTCTTAAAGAGGTCCAGGGGATATGTAAGAGTCTTGCTGATGACACCAGCTCCACTGCCACATAGCAGATTTTTGAGGTTTGCTACAACAAAAGCAAAGGGaggtcagagaagaaaaagaaaaaatgctttttgagGTCTTCATCCCAGACAGGCACCCTTTCTTCACTTGTCTCAGAAGAACAAATCCTAAAAATCTTCTTCAGTCACAAGAAAGGATTTTGTCTAGAAGAGCAGCCAATTTCTACAATAATAGTAAGTAGCTGCAGATTAGCTCTGGCTGTGTCAGGATGGGAAGGCCTCTTCCCCTCACAAAAATTCCACCAAAGGCCAAATGAGACAACTTTAAAGTAACACACAAAGTCCAAGGACAGAGTCTTAAAGGCCACAGTTGTCCAACTAGCCTCCTGATAGCCTCCAGGGAGAGAACAGAAGATGTGACCAGCAAGGCCTCAGGAATGGGttcagagacagggagaaaatcTAGTGGGCTGGAAAAGGAATCAGACCTCTAAGTCTGCATCATGTTCACTCCCTTCCCTTCATGGGCCAATACAGTAATGTCAGTACAGAGGCTGCCCCTCCTACTCAccatttttctttccatcaaCTGGAATGGCCCATTCATAGACTTGCTTCAGGGCGCTGTAAAAGGAGAATTGGAACCCTGCATAAGGGAAGATGGCAATCAAAGTGGGTGGCAAGCCTCTGTAGAAAGCCAATGGACCTTCAGTCTTGTACATCATCATCACGCCATGTCGGAGGTTTCTGTAAATCTGCATGTGCACAGGTAGTTCTGGTGAACTCATGAGGTCAAAAGATCTCAGGTTTAAAGCTGAATGGCATCTTAGAAGCTATCCAGCTCAACCCTCCAATTTCACTGATAGGTAACTGAGACACAGAAAGTTTAAAGagcttgcctaggatcatacagccagAATATgactgagacagaatttgaactcagatcttgatcTCAGATCCAGTGCCCATTATATAGCCCTGCCTCTCTAGGCTTTATTATCCTGACCTCCAGTAATAACATACCTAACAAGTATATCATTTCTGACATAAAGGTTAGtcagactccaaagaaaataCCCAAGGTCAATCCAAGGCACACAGACTGACAATATGGACAACATCAGGGGGAATCTGTAGGGTTTTTCATTGTTTGCCTGCTTCCTTCAACTTCTAGCTAAACACAATTCATTAAAATTAACTCACAATTGTCATCGTATCCTAATGCCTCAGGCAACTAGATCAATACCCAAAGTAAGATCTACAGGTATAAAcgcttttcttttattattttattttcctttaattacatgtaaaaatcattttaaaaattcttagttccaaattctctccagccctttctccCAATCCCTCTCaatgagaagacaagcaatttcaTATAGACTAAACAGGTTTAGTCATGTTGGTAGAAGGTTCAGGAgggacataaaatatttttattaattgaaataaatattatttaaatgtttgtaaaAGGTTCATTTTTGttgcatttaaaatatgattttgtttacacaaattcaattacaaatcccTTTTTGGAAAGACGTTATTATGTAAAGTATATACCAAATACTaagaatattctttctttctttttttttttttttggctgaggaaattgaggttaagtgacttgcccagggtcacacagttaggaagtgttaagtgtctgagactagatttgaactctggtcctcctgacttcagggctggggctctatccactgtaccatctagctgccccaagaatatatatttttaaaattttgtttaattttaattatttttttattatagctttttatttacctgatatatgcatgggtaatttttcagcattgacaattgcaaaaccttttgttccaacttttctcttccttccccttaccccctcccccagatggcaggttgaccaatacatattaaatacgttaaagtatatgttaatgtattggtcaacctgctatcttgggggggggaaggaggggaaaaattggaacaaaagatttggcaattatcaatgttgtaaaattacccatgcatatatctggcaaataaaaactattaaaatatttttttaaattaaaaataaataaataaataaagtatatgttaaatacaatatgtgtatacatgtccaaacaattattttgttgtacaaaaagaatcgggctttgaaataatgtacaattagcctgtgaaggaaataaaaaatgcaggtggacaaaaatatagggattgggaattctatgtagtaattcacagtcatctcccagagttctttcgttggacgtaactggttcagttcattactgctctattggaactgatttggttcatctcattgttgacgagGGCTACgtagtccatcagaattgatcatcatatagtactgttgttgaagtatataatgatcttctggtcctgctcatttcactcagccccaaaaatattcttaaagtaCTTTGTATTACTCTGGGTCAATGATAATTACTTATTGATAGACTATAGACAGCTTATCAGggatttttcaaaactttttctcTAAGCAAATGAATCTCACTTAATTTGACATTTCCTTGGTAGACCCACTTCCCAACCTTTTAATGGTTCTGTACCTTTCTGATCCCTGAACACTTACCTTAGGCTCCCCTTGAGCAGCAAACCGAGTTCGGAGAACATCAACAGGCTGTACTGCAAGAGTGGCAGTACAGGCAGAGAGGCCACCACATACAAAATGCACTGAAAAGTCATGTGGATCATGTCTCATAGTTCTGGGGATCAATTCAGTCAGAAGGTCAAAGGTCACAAACTATAAGAGACAAAGACAACAAATCTGAGGGATGTGGCCAAGCTTCACTATTATAAATTCTATTATGGATCCAAAGTGGACACCACCACCTCAAATGGGGTATCTCCTTAGATACCTCTTTAGGGGAAATTAATGTCACTTCAGCTTTTACTTTCCAAATAGTGCTGTGTAGCAGAACATCAGAGGAAGAATTGTATGACCAACCACACTCAATCAATATTGACTTGAGAACGCAATGTGGCAGGAGAGAAGGGGAACTAGGTTAGGAATTAGGATATTTGGGTCACTAGTCCAGGTACCATCACTAACTCATTTGGATAAATCACCTGTATTTCAGTGTTCAATTTCAAAGAAGGATGATAACACCTTCTGCCTTATCTGCTTCACTGGGAGACTCCAGTAAGATGTTTGTGAAAATCTCTTGAAAAGTACTATACAAATAGAGTTATTACTAATTATATTCATGGACTATCTGCAGGAGATATGGCACTAAATCCATTCTATGCTGTATAATATAGCATGCTGTGGCTGTTTAATTATGTATGGTGAGTATATAGTGGAAGGGGAACTTTTTTCAAAGCTCATTCTgttctataagatatttaatatgtatgggaatgcctgccatctaggggagggggtggaaggaaggaggggaaaaacttggaacagaagggagtacaagggataatgttgttaaaaaaaaaaaaaaaaagctacctatacatatgtactgtcaaagaaaatgttataattataaaaattaataaaaaaaaagagaaaaaaataatgaagatggCAATTACAGATGATGAGATCTAAGATATGGCTATAAGTgattgagagagagaaacttGTTGGCATAGAAACTATGGAGTTcaataaattgaaatattttgttgattttttttcataaaaccaactcttagttttgtttactaTTGGGGGAGTatgcttactttctttttttaattaaagttttttattttcaaaacaaaaaaaaaaagctcattctGAATATAGTTCAGAAAGAATTTACATGAGACAAAACAGAAAACACTTTGTTAAAATCACTCCTGCCCTTTCTGAGGCAGTCCTTTAAAGGCAACAGTTGCCTTGCTGACTTCATCTCTATAATCTTTCATTAAGCTACTGAAACCTTGCGTCATTCACCTGTTCCCTCCCACTTACTTGGACAGCTCCATAGCCTATGGAGAGAATTTGGGCTGGAATATGCCCCTTCCAGAATGCTGTTAGGCCTTCCTCCTTCAGGATCTGCCTCGATGCCTGTATTATCCCATAGTATTTTGCATGTGGATCACGGGATGACAGGTGCTCAACCTGAAGCTATAAACCAAAGAATACAGGGAGGacaaaggaaaggggagagggaacaagtgaaaaagatttttttcagagaagaagCAGAGAACATTCTTAACTTCAAAGAGGCAGATCCAATTTCAAGTATCACAAATAACTTTTGTAAAGGCAGCTAAACTTGTGTTCCATCTTTCATAtaacataaagaaagaaaggtacCTGGAAGCGAATTTTGATGACATCTAAGGGGCTAATCAAGGCCCGAGTAACCAGTCCAGAGGCAGACCCAGCCAATGCTACATCTATCTTGgaatttttcttcctgtttgGTTTAGGGTCATAACCGACCATCCCTGCCTTTCTCACGTGCAATGTCCATCCGCATTAAGCTAAAAAGCAAGAGACAGGTGGGAAAAACAGAAGCAGCTTGGTCAGAGATTGTTCACAAAGTAGTTTTCTGAAGCAAATCAGGTATACTGCCAAATTTCTGGCATATATCCAAATGTaaggacaaaacaaaaacctaggCTGCATTTAGAATGTGAGTCTATTATACAAGGACCATATTTTCTTGTAAATAGTGTCTAGAACTCAGGAAACCTTTTAGGACAGTGGGGAGTCATGGAGCATTAACACAACCCAGACCTGGGGTTTTCCAGTAACAAGCCCTGGATCGAAAGGCAACCTAGCATAGTGTATAGAAAGTCACAATGGCTAAATGATCACGGGCAAGTCAATCATCTCTCAGTGCTTCAGACAACTTGAAGTTACAGATGAAGTTCATTCCTTCTAAAAAAGCCTAATCAATACACAGGCCGTTTATAAGTGCTTACTATGCCAAACACTGTCTTAGACACTGGAGATTAGTTTGAAAGCCACCTGTGAGTTCATATTAATTTCTTGGCTTAATTCTCTGCttctaggaagagaaagagaaaggaattaagtatttagtaagcacctactccATGagatgtgctaagcactttacaaatatcatctcatttcaaCCTCGAAACAATTATCTAAGATAGGTGCTGACCTTCTATATACTATTTTActattgtggaaactgaggtaatcagAAGTGAAGtaacttacctaggatcacacagctaatgagtgtatGGGGTCacattcaaacccaggtctttctgactccaggctcagtgctctatctgctCCATCTAGCTGACTTGTTTTTGTCCACTTTCtgctgaaataaaattatttttcttccattcctccctcctcttcacaCACAGTCCAGTTTGGACAAGTGACTATTAAGTTTtctcatataccatagtttacccaaccattctccaattaatgggcatccattcgtcttccagtttctagccactatgaaaagggctgccacaaacattttggcacatacaggacccttccccttctttagtagttccttggggtataagcccagtagtagtatggctgggtcaaagggtatgcacattttgataactttttgggcataattccaaattgtctaTTAAGTTTTCTATTCTCATCTTAGAAGAAAATAGGAGGTTGCAAAGTGTTTTAATTTCATGTTCATAACAACCCATTGAGGGAGCtattacagatattgttttctccttttaatccAGGATGAAACTAAGTTTTAGAAGGATTAAGTGAATTTGACTGTAATTATACAAGGCATCCCCAAAATCTTAgttttaaaactgcatt
The Sminthopsis crassicaudata isolate SCR6 chromosome 4, ASM4859323v1, whole genome shotgun sequence genome window above contains:
- the SLC25A19 gene encoding mitochondrial thiamine pyrophosphate carrier → MVGYDPKPNRKKNSKIDVALAGSASGLVTRALISPLDVIKIRFQLQVEHLSSRDPHAKYYGIIQASRQILKEEGLTAFWKGHIPAQILSIGYGAVQFVTFDLLTELIPRTMRHDPHDFSVHFVCGGLSACTATLAVQPVDVLRTRFAAQGEPKIYRNLRHGVMMMYKTEGPLAFYRGLPPTLIAIFPYAGFQFSFYSALKQVYEWAIPVDGKKNANLKNLLCGSGAGVISKTLTYPLDLFKKRLQMGGFEKAREPFGQVRNYQGLLDCIKKIFREEGTQGFFKGLTPSLLKSAMSTGLVFFWYELFCHLLSCRNASDTRREDK